One Thalassotalea sediminis DNA segment encodes these proteins:
- a CDS encoding LacI family DNA-binding transcriptional regulator yields MKTTITDVAKAAGVSIKTVSRVMNNEPSVRQPTRDKVMAAVKSLNYQPNLAARNLAGTKSYSIAFIYDNPNAYYVIDMQNGILEACKKQGFELLIHPCSAKSEHLVEEITDMIKHSRIAGLVLTPPFSEMPEFVEHILKLDIEVVRIMSGDVAPDNIAPCIMINDHDAALSITQHLIDLGHKDIAFIAGEAEHMSTVERLKGYKKSLQDNNIEIDDQLIVNGEYSFESGVQGAKQLMARNVKPTAIFCCNDEIAAGALFAARLLGINIPEQLSITGFENSPFSRQTWPRLTTAHQPNPKIAEDAANLLIAKSRKQAAKSIVTHYTPQLVVRDSTSNVI; encoded by the coding sequence AGGTGTGTCAATAAAGACAGTATCAAGAGTGATGAATAATGAGCCTTCAGTGCGCCAACCTACACGTGATAAAGTCATGGCGGCCGTTAAATCGCTTAATTATCAACCAAATTTAGCTGCACGAAACTTAGCAGGTACAAAATCTTACAGTATTGCCTTTATTTACGACAACCCAAATGCTTACTATGTTATCGATATGCAAAACGGTATTCTGGAAGCTTGTAAAAAACAAGGTTTTGAATTATTAATTCACCCATGTAGCGCGAAGTCAGAACATCTTGTTGAAGAGATCACTGATATGATCAAGCATTCTCGTATCGCGGGATTAGTGTTGACTCCGCCATTTTCAGAAATGCCTGAATTTGTTGAGCACATATTAAAGTTAGATATTGAAGTCGTCCGTATTATGTCTGGTGATGTTGCTCCAGATAATATTGCCCCATGTATTATGATTAATGACCATGATGCCGCCTTAAGTATCACTCAACACCTTATTGACCTTGGGCACAAAGATATTGCTTTCATTGCTGGTGAAGCAGAACATATGTCCACTGTTGAACGTCTAAAAGGTTACAAAAAATCTCTACAAGACAATAATATCGAAATAGATGATCAGTTAATTGTAAACGGGGAATATTCTTTCGAGTCAGGGGTTCAAGGCGCTAAACAATTAATGGCAAGAAACGTCAAACCTACCGCCATTTTTTGTTGTAACGATGAAATCGCAGCCGGTGCACTTTTTGCTGCGCGATTATTAGGGATAAATATACCTGAGCAATTATCCATTACAGGGTTTGAAAACAGTCCATTCTCCCGTCAAACCTGGCCAAGGCTGACCACAGCACATCAACCCAATCCAAAAATAGCTGAAGATGCGGCGAACCTACTCATTGCTAAATCGAGAAAACAAGCCGCAAAATCAATTGTAACGCATTACACGCCACAATTAGTGGTAAGAGACTCAACATCAAATGTTATCTAA
- the rraB gene encoding ribonuclease E inhibitor RraB: protein MIDQALEELYQHTESLVEALISDGSNEEVHHTIEHHFSSESFEKLEKAAIAAFKMGFDVEEPEEAELENGDKVFAFDIVTEQPLEIEILKDETKLMFELAGQNKVDYDGWGTYFEE from the coding sequence ATGATCGACCAAGCATTAGAGGAATTATATCAACATACAGAATCTCTTGTGGAAGCACTTATTAGCGATGGCTCTAATGAAGAAGTGCATCACACCATTGAGCACCATTTTTCGAGTGAAAGTTTTGAAAAACTAGAAAAAGCGGCAATTGCGGCATTTAAAATGGGCTTTGATGTAGAAGAGCCTGAAGAAGCAGAATTAGAAAATGGTGATAAAGTCTTTGCTTTTGACATTGTGACAGAGCAACCACTGGAAATCGAGATTCTAAAAGATGAAACCAAATTAATGTTTGAGTTGGCAGGCCAGAATAAAGTTGATTATGATGGTTGGGGAACATATTTCGAAGAATAA
- a CDS encoding 1-acylglycerol-3-phosphate O-acyltransferase produces MLAFIRIILMAIAIVIISCISMLMCLVRPFHRNNVYRTAQWMAKVSYIVGVEIEVRVPQTISPEQSYVYIGNHQNSYDLFTISKAVQPNTVSVGKKSLAWIPFFGQMYWLTGNILIDRNNKNKASNTITSTVDKIKKKGISVWLFPEGTRSYGRGILPFKTGAFRTAMSAGSPIVPCVCSNSNDIKLNRWNNGKLIIEYMDPISMEGLRTEDIRKLANDTRAKMTVKFDQLTQEAKQ; encoded by the coding sequence TTGTTAGCATTTATTCGCATTATTTTAATGGCAATAGCGATTGTCATTATTTCTTGTATTTCTATGTTGATGTGTTTAGTCAGACCGTTTCATCGAAATAACGTTTATCGAACAGCACAATGGATGGCAAAGGTTTCGTATATTGTAGGCGTAGAAATTGAAGTGAGGGTTCCTCAGACTATTTCGCCAGAACAGTCATATGTGTACATTGGCAACCATCAAAATAGTTATGATTTGTTTACCATCAGCAAGGCTGTGCAACCTAATACAGTTAGTGTGGGTAAAAAAAGTTTAGCGTGGATCCCATTTTTTGGTCAAATGTATTGGTTAACGGGGAATATACTTATTGATCGGAATAATAAAAATAAAGCTTCTAATACCATTACATCTACAGTCGATAAAATTAAAAAGAAGGGCATTTCTGTGTGGCTTTTCCCAGAAGGTACAAGAAGTTACGGTCGAGGTATATTGCCATTTAAAACAGGCGCTTTTAGAACGGCAATGAGCGCGGGCTCTCCTATTGTGCCATGCGTATGTAGTAACTCGAATGATATTAAACTTAACCGTTGGAACAATGGTAAACTTATTATTGAGTATATGGATCCTATTTCGATGGAAGGTTTACGTACAGAAGATATTAGAAAACTTGCAAATGACACGAGAGCTAAAATGACCGTGAAGTTTGATCAACTTACACAAGAGGCAAAACAATGA
- a CDS encoding MipA/OmpV family protein yields the protein MKHMILISLLISITAQANSDVVASNDITINKQSGISFSQQWGLDAINIPQSLVSHNAESLGLLAPEENLFATSRIVTRTGQWKSNDKSSSKYWVGHIQQPTVNDDVNKRPFVSDIRENHGLNAAYVFGRFSAETAIINQQSTIADSTTIYLQGAYNIVAYENLNVTVTAQFESMGENQVRGYFGAPEYDVLTVSSNTKRAKNYTLGLVTTYSITKDWKLMGLLSATNLDKTLEKSPFIDHKNIQMALIGTSYSF from the coding sequence ATGAAACATATGATCTTGATAAGTTTACTTATAAGTATTACAGCACAAGCAAATAGTGATGTGGTCGCTAGTAACGATATTACGATAAATAAGCAGTCTGGCATCAGTTTTTCGCAACAATGGGGCTTAGACGCCATTAATATTCCACAAAGCCTTGTTAGCCATAATGCCGAATCGCTTGGTTTATTAGCACCAGAAGAAAACCTTTTCGCAACAAGCCGCATAGTAACACGAACGGGTCAGTGGAAATCTAATGATAAAAGCTCTTCAAAGTATTGGGTTGGTCATATCCAGCAACCTACTGTAAACGACGATGTAAACAAGCGCCCTTTTGTATCCGACATACGAGAGAACCATGGCTTAAATGCCGCCTATGTATTTGGTCGGTTTAGTGCAGAAACAGCGATCATTAATCAACAATCTACCATCGCTGATTCAACCACTATTTATTTGCAAGGTGCCTATAACATTGTCGCGTATGAAAACCTAAATGTCACAGTCACCGCACAATTCGAGTCGATGGGAGAGAACCAAGTAAGAGGATATTTTGGTGCCCCCGAATACGATGTACTCACAGTATCATCAAATACTAAACGCGCTAAGAACTACACACTTGGTTTGGTGACAACTTATTCCATCACAAAAGACTGGAAGCTCATGGGGCTTTTAAGCGCCACTAACTTAGATAAAACGTTAGAAAAGAGCCCTTTTATCGACCACAAAAACATTCAAATGGCTCTTATTGGCACCAGTTATTCCTTTTAA
- a CDS encoding glutathione S-transferase family protein — MKLLGSTTSPFVRRLRVYLEDKDYDFVNLDIFAEQDRTLLTEKNPAQKIPALIDDDLCIYDSRVIYRYLVEKFDEPKLSWPQENLLTLIDSVNDALVSTLILKRSDIDTMQDALFFNLQRERTKTVLATLDTAVANGEFNQWHYPAICLWCLLDWVDFREMTTWHNFTHLVQFFQQNASRVILHSTDPRL, encoded by the coding sequence ATGAAATTATTAGGCTCTACAACTTCTCCTTTTGTGAGACGACTGCGTGTTTATTTAGAAGATAAAGATTACGACTTTGTTAACTTAGATATTTTTGCAGAGCAAGATAGAACGCTTTTGACCGAAAAAAACCCAGCACAAAAAATCCCAGCTCTTATTGATGATGATTTATGCATTTACGATTCTCGCGTTATTTATCGTTATTTGGTTGAAAAATTTGACGAACCCAAATTATCTTGGCCTCAAGAAAATTTACTAACCTTAATTGATTCAGTAAATGATGCTTTAGTATCAACATTGATATTAAAGCGTTCAGATATCGATACTATGCAAGACGCATTGTTTTTTAATCTACAGCGAGAACGCACTAAAACGGTACTTGCTACGTTAGATACTGCGGTTGCGAATGGTGAATTTAATCAGTGGCATTATCCAGCTATATGTTTGTGGTGCTTACTTGACTGGGTGGACTTTAGAGAAATGACGACATGGCACAACTTTACACATTTAGTACAGTTTTTTCAGCAAAATGCGTCACGTGTTATTTTACATTCTACTGATCCTAGGCTTTAA
- a CDS encoding acyl-CoA dehydrogenase C-terminal domain-containing protein, with product MADYHAPLKDMNYLLWDVFSVDKTWPELPKLAEHVDQETSQAILSECAKIAEQVIAPISREGDEVGVSFDNGTVTTAPGYKEAFKTYAEGGWTSLGGDIEYGGMGMPKTITSLHEEMLCSADISFSLYPGLTAGAALSLAKHASDELKERYLTRLYQGDWTASMCLTEAHAGTDLGMIRTKAEPQEDGSYKITGNKIFITAGEHDLAENIIHLVLAKLPDAPAGPKGISLFVVPKYKVNDDETLGDFNNVSCGSIEHKMGIHASATCVMNFDGATGYLVGEVNKGLACMFTMMNFERIGVGIQGLGASVRSYQNALEYAKDRLQSRSLSGAKTPDQAADSIMVHGDVRRMLLNMKALNEGSRALSLYIANQLDIATFGDGEQQKTAEGIAALMTPVAKAFFTDIGFENTVAGQQVFGGHGYVREWGQEQLVRDTRIAQIYEGTNGIQAMDLLARKVASSKGQLLAGFLTEIKHYIDNTTKDNMAEFVKPLAAAVTELEQITQFILTQAQQDSEILGTSANDYLHIVGYTSMAYVWCKMAEVSMKNEAEDPEFHQSKLYTAKYFFARLLPRNASLIAAIKSGSAPMFDIPDALF from the coding sequence ATGGCTGATTATCACGCTCCGCTAAAAGATATGAACTATTTATTATGGGATGTTTTCTCAGTCGACAAAACTTGGCCAGAGCTACCTAAGCTCGCTGAACATGTTGATCAAGAAACGTCTCAAGCTATTTTATCGGAATGTGCAAAAATAGCTGAACAAGTTATCGCGCCTATTTCACGAGAAGGTGATGAAGTTGGTGTTAGCTTTGACAATGGTACTGTGACAACGGCACCTGGTTATAAAGAAGCATTTAAAACCTATGCAGAAGGCGGTTGGACATCATTGGGGGGTGATATTGAGTATGGTGGTATGGGGATGCCGAAAACGATCACTTCTTTACATGAAGAGATGTTATGTTCAGCAGATATTTCATTTTCACTTTACCCTGGGTTAACTGCAGGGGCTGCTTTATCACTTGCAAAGCACGCGAGTGATGAGCTTAAAGAGCGTTATTTAACACGCTTATATCAAGGTGATTGGACTGCCTCAATGTGTTTAACCGAGGCTCATGCAGGAACTGATCTTGGGATGATCAGGACGAAAGCTGAACCTCAAGAAGATGGTAGCTATAAAATAACAGGTAACAAAATATTTATTACTGCGGGTGAGCATGATCTTGCAGAGAATATTATTCATTTAGTTTTAGCTAAACTTCCTGACGCTCCCGCTGGCCCTAAGGGTATTTCTTTATTCGTAGTGCCTAAGTACAAAGTAAACGACGATGAAACACTCGGTGATTTTAACAACGTAAGTTGTGGCTCAATTGAGCATAAAATGGGCATACACGCATCAGCGACTTGTGTTATGAACTTTGACGGCGCAACCGGTTACCTCGTGGGTGAAGTTAATAAAGGCTTAGCGTGTATGTTTACCATGATGAATTTTGAACGCATTGGTGTAGGCATTCAAGGATTAGGTGCTAGTGTGCGCTCCTATCAAAATGCGCTCGAATATGCCAAAGATCGATTACAAAGTCGTTCACTTTCAGGCGCAAAAACGCCTGATCAAGCGGCAGATTCAATTATGGTTCATGGCGATGTTCGTCGTATGTTGCTTAATATGAAAGCGTTAAATGAAGGTTCACGCGCGCTGTCTTTATATATTGCAAATCAATTGGATATTGCAACATTTGGTGATGGTGAACAACAAAAAACAGCGGAAGGTATAGCTGCGTTAATGACACCCGTTGCTAAAGCATTTTTCACGGATATTGGTTTTGAAAACACTGTGGCTGGCCAGCAAGTATTTGGTGGTCATGGCTATGTCCGAGAGTGGGGACAAGAGCAACTTGTCAGGGATACGAGAATTGCGCAAATATACGAAGGCACTAATGGTATCCAAGCAATGGACTTATTAGCGCGTAAAGTTGCTTCATCTAAAGGTCAATTATTGGCTGGGTTTCTTACCGAAATTAAGCATTACATTGATAATACTACTAAAGATAACATGGCAGAATTTGTTAAACCGTTGGCTGCTGCAGTTACTGAGCTTGAACAGATAACGCAATTTATTTTGACGCAAGCACAACAAGATTCTGAAATTTTAGGGACTTCAGCAAATGACTACCTACATATCGTTGGCTATACTTCGATGGCTTATGTGTGGTGTAAAATGGCGGAAGTGAGCATGAAAAATGAGGCTGAAGACCCAGAGTTTCATCAGAGTAAGCTTTATACAGCTAAGTATTTCTTTGCACGCTTGTTGCCGAGAAATGCATCATTGATTGCAGCAATTAAATCAGGTTCTGCACCAATGTTTGATATACCGGATGCGTTATTTTAA
- a CDS encoding beta-ketoacyl synthase, with protein sequence MTALPVIVGMGGINAAGRTSFHQGFRRIILDKLNQEARQETFIGLATLMNLVSFKEGNFVDEQGDVIAASDIESRYAEQILAGTLIRKIESDHFNPDATPWHQKIALQATDKGLTFNARKRDLPTPLPSTWRVTDIDEKQVNVVIEGTLEVKHDSTRDNPIKAAGQFPTGFNPAVLYNSRYQPRGLQATIFGAADAIHSTGYSWPELAKHVSPDEIGTYSASVFGQTQSEGFGGMMQNRLKGDRVTTKNLALGLNTMSTDFINAYVTGSVGTTFTSTGACATFLYNLKAAVNDIQSGRIRLAIVGSNDCALTPEVIEGFGNMSALANEEGLKKLDGITEGSADHRKTSRPFGENCGFTIGEAAQFLVIMDDALALELGTKVLGAVADVYTNADGIKKSITAPGPGNYITMAKSVALAKNIVGEEAIQKRSFILAHGSSTPQNRVTESLIYHRVAESFDINDWPVAAPKAYLGHTIGPASGDQVAWALGVFEYNIMPGITTINAVADDVHAERLNIATDHWQCQEMDVAFINSKGFGGNNATATLLSPKVTLSMMAKRYGEQAMECFQDKSVNVSKAREAYKDKADKGQFELIYKFGDGVLTDEDIVLSDSEISMSGLAQKITLPSKNPFSDMT encoded by the coding sequence ATGACAGCATTACCAGTCATTGTTGGTATGGGCGGCATAAATGCTGCAGGTCGTACTTCATTTCATCAAGGCTTTCGCCGTATTATTTTGGATAAACTGAATCAAGAGGCACGCCAAGAAACTTTTATAGGTTTGGCTACGCTAATGAATTTAGTCTCTTTTAAAGAAGGTAACTTTGTTGATGAACAGGGTGATGTGATCGCTGCATCTGACATTGAATCACGTTACGCAGAACAAATATTAGCAGGTACTTTAATTCGCAAAATTGAATCAGATCATTTTAACCCTGATGCTACGCCTTGGCATCAAAAAATCGCATTACAAGCGACGGATAAAGGGCTGACTTTTAATGCGAGAAAGCGCGACTTACCCACGCCATTGCCAAGTACATGGCGAGTAACTGATATTGATGAAAAACAGGTAAATGTTGTTATTGAAGGGACGCTAGAGGTTAAACATGACTCTACTAGAGATAACCCAATAAAAGCAGCAGGGCAATTTCCTACCGGGTTTAATCCAGCGGTACTTTATAATAGTCGTTATCAACCAAGAGGTTTGCAAGCGACAATTTTTGGCGCTGCGGATGCAATACATTCAACTGGCTACAGCTGGCCTGAATTGGCGAAGCACGTTAGTCCGGATGAAATAGGCACCTATTCTGCTTCTGTTTTTGGTCAAACGCAAAGCGAAGGCTTTGGTGGTATGATGCAAAACCGTTTAAAAGGCGATCGAGTCACCACGAAGAACTTGGCGCTTGGTTTAAACACCATGTCTACCGATTTTATCAATGCCTATGTAACGGGTAGCGTAGGTACTACCTTTACCTCTACAGGTGCGTGTGCAACATTTTTATATAATTTAAAAGCGGCAGTAAATGATATTCAATCTGGTCGAATTCGTTTAGCAATTGTAGGTAGTAACGATTGCGCGCTGACACCGGAAGTTATTGAAGGCTTCGGCAACATGAGCGCGCTAGCGAATGAGGAAGGGCTTAAGAAGCTTGATGGTATTACTGAAGGTAGTGCTGATCACCGCAAAACAAGTAGACCTTTCGGTGAAAATTGTGGTTTTACCATTGGTGAAGCAGCTCAGTTTTTAGTTATCATGGATGATGCACTCGCGCTTGAGTTAGGTACTAAGGTACTTGGGGCTGTTGCTGATGTTTATACCAATGCCGATGGTATTAAAAAATCCATTACAGCACCGGGCCCAGGTAATTATATTACTATGGCTAAATCTGTAGCGTTGGCAAAAAACATAGTTGGTGAAGAGGCTATTCAGAAACGAAGCTTTATTTTAGCCCATGGTTCAAGTACACCACAAAATCGTGTTACTGAATCTTTGATTTACCACCGTGTAGCGGAATCATTTGATATTAACGATTGGCCTGTAGCCGCACCTAAAGCCTATTTAGGCCACACTATTGGGCCAGCAAGTGGTGATCAGGTTGCGTGGGCATTAGGAGTGTTTGAATATAACATCATGCCAGGTATTACCACGATTAATGCTGTTGCAGACGATGTGCACGCAGAACGTTTAAACATTGCAACGGATCATTGGCAGTGCCAAGAAATGGATGTTGCCTTCATTAATTCTAAAGGTTTTGGCGGTAATAATGCCACAGCGACGCTACTTTCACCGAAAGTTACTTTGTCTATGATGGCGAAAAGATATGGTGAGCAAGCAATGGAGTGCTTCCAAGATAAAAGCGTAAATGTAAGTAAAGCGCGCGAGGCTTATAAAGATAAAGCTGATAAAGGTCAGTTCGAGTTAATTTATAAATTTGGTGACGGTGTGTTGACTGATGAAGATATTGTGTTATCCGACAGTGAAATATCGATGTCAGGTCTTGCGCAAAAAATTACGTTACCATCGAAAAATCCATTTAGTGATATGACATGA
- a CDS encoding GlxA family transcriptional regulator: protein MNRNIRQQRKKVRVALILYDHMLATSVSLPVEMLRAGEAAGLQQNKEAPRLIIEMVAEHQKPVTTRALIKLVPDVAVAKARQPDFAFIPSLWRNPRPLLKRLPNLITWLNDIWQQGSTVIGGGTGVCFMAEAGLLNNRPATTHWHYVEQFKRDYPQVHLKPDFFITQSDRIYCAASLNALADIIVHIIAQVYGKVAAQTVERNFSHEIRKPYEEQRYLEGAADRHSDELISQIQFWMQTNISSDASLATIAEQFEISVRSLTRRFKQANGISAYKYWQQLKLEVAKDLLTSSNLSIQEVAFQVGFQDQSHFTRLFKKNMASTPKDYRVIAKKKLFSTH from the coding sequence ATGAATAGAAATATCCGACAACAACGAAAAAAAGTACGCGTCGCCTTGATCCTTTATGATCATATGTTGGCAACGAGCGTTAGCTTACCCGTAGAAATGTTGCGTGCAGGAGAAGCGGCGGGCTTGCAGCAAAATAAAGAGGCGCCACGATTAATCATAGAAATGGTCGCAGAACATCAAAAACCGGTAACAACACGCGCATTAATTAAGCTTGTGCCTGATGTAGCCGTAGCCAAAGCTAGGCAGCCAGACTTTGCTTTTATTCCAAGTTTGTGGCGAAATCCTAGACCTCTGTTAAAACGACTCCCCAATTTGATCACATGGCTTAACGATATTTGGCAACAAGGTAGTACCGTTATTGGTGGGGGAACAGGTGTTTGTTTTATGGCTGAAGCAGGTTTACTAAACAACAGACCAGCAACGACCCATTGGCATTATGTTGAACAATTCAAACGCGACTACCCGCAAGTCCATTTAAAGCCAGACTTTTTCATTACCCAATCTGACCGTATATACTGTGCCGCAAGCTTAAATGCGCTAGCAGATATTATTGTCCATATTATTGCGCAAGTTTATGGCAAAGTTGCGGCACAAACTGTAGAACGAAACTTTTCTCATGAAATTAGAAAGCCTTATGAGGAACAACGTTACCTTGAAGGCGCCGCTGACCGCCATAGTGATGAGCTTATCAGTCAAATTCAATTTTGGATGCAAACGAACATAAGTTCGGATGCTTCACTAGCAACAATTGCCGAACAGTTTGAAATCAGTGTAAGATCGTTAACAAGGCGATTTAAACAAGCAAACGGCATTAGTGCATATAAATATTGGCAGCAATTGAAGTTAGAAGTTGCTAAAGATCTATTAACGTCGAGCAATTTATCAATACAGGAAGTTGCCTTTCAAGTCGGTTTTCAAGATCAAAGTCACTTTACGCGCTTATTCAAAAAAAATATGGCAAGTACACCTAAAGACTACCGCGTTATTGCCAAGAAAAAGTTGTTTAGTACACATTAA
- a CDS encoding dUTP diphosphatase: protein MTQHSIAHSQIQQMLTLQDAMNTRVSDTWRENEYEWYRAIWVECAEMLDHHGWKWWKHQEIDVAQVQLELVDIFHFGLSLRLMTGSSVAQITDELVEQLAQKTSERDFKIALESLASSAVTDKAFNAVAFADCMHLMQMDLDELFRQYVGKNTLNFFRQDHGYKDGSYVKVWQGEEDNEVLARVVNTLDAGAQDFQQQLYQALESHYPTN, encoded by the coding sequence ATGACTCAACACAGTATTGCCCACTCTCAAATTCAGCAAATGCTTACATTGCAAGATGCAATGAACACCCGGGTTAGTGACACTTGGCGCGAAAATGAATATGAATGGTACAGAGCTATTTGGGTTGAATGTGCAGAAATGTTGGATCACCATGGCTGGAAATGGTGGAAACATCAAGAAATTGATGTGGCACAAGTACAACTCGAACTTGTAGATATATTCCACTTTGGTTTGAGTTTACGCCTGATGACGGGTTCTTCAGTGGCACAAATCACCGATGAATTAGTTGAGCAATTAGCACAAAAAACATCTGAAAGAGACTTTAAAATTGCACTTGAAAGCCTCGCGTCTTCTGCGGTTACAGATAAAGCTTTCAATGCCGTAGCTTTTGCTGACTGTATGCACTTAATGCAGATGGACCTTGACGAATTGTTCCGTCAATATGTCGGCAAAAATACCCTAAATTTCTTCAGGCAGGATCATGGTTACAAAGATGGAAGTTACGTCAAAGTTTGGCAAGGCGAAGAAGACAATGAAGTATTAGCGCGTGTGGTAAATACGCTTGATGCCGGTGCACAAGATTTCCAACAGCAATTATATCAGGCATTAGAAAGCCACTACCCAACAAACTAA